GTGTAGAGCGGGATCACCCGGTCTCCCACCGAGAGTCCGGTCACGCCTTCGCCGACTTCCACCACGATACCGGCCCCCTCGTGCCCGAGCACCGAGGGGAAGATGCCCTCCGGGTCCTCGCCACTGAGCGTAAAGGCGTCGGTGTGGCACACGCCGGTATGCGTGATCTGCACCAGTACTTCGCCCGCGCGGGGCCCTTCCACATCGATCTCAACGATCTCCAGGGGCTTATTCACTTCAAATGCAACGGCGGCACGGCTCTTCATAGACTCTTCTCTCAGGTGGGGGGACACGCACGTTCGGGGGGATGAGGCTGCTACTTCAGATACGAGCGGATCAGCTCGTTGAGCTCTTCGACGTCTTCATCGCGTTGCTCGGGGGGGAGATCGGCGCCACTGCCGAAGGTCTCGCGCACATGGGACTCCATGACCTGGCGCATTACACCGGTGACCGCGCCGCGAATCGCGGCGATCTGCTGGAGCACCGCACGGCACTCCGTACCCTCTTCCAGGGCGTTTTCCAGCGCCGCGATCTGGCCCTTAACACGCCGCACGCGCGCCAGAACTCGTTTCTTTTCACGTTCGGTATAGGGCATGGTGTCTCTCCAGGGGGTATACTGGGGTATAGTATATAGAAGGTTGTCCCGCTGACAAGGAAGAGAGTCGCGAACTATCCGAGGAGAGCCGGGCATCTGGCCTGGCTATGAACCTTCTGCGGATGGTCTAAAATCCTCGAAGCTGACCCTCGAAGCTGACCCTCGGTTAGTGCAAGGTGTTGAAGATTAAGTGTTTTTTTGTGGAGGTGGTTTTTTGGGGGGGAGGCTCGGAATCTGCTCCGAAGATATCTCGGGAGCTGACCCACGGATGTCTCGGGAGCTGACCTGGGGACGTCACAAAGTCTGCCCCTCGGACGTCCACGGACGTCTCAAAAGGCTGACCCTCGGATGTCCCGATGTCTGACCTTCGGACATCTCAAAATCCGACCTTCGGTCAGGACAAGGTGTTGAATATTTGGTCTTTTATCCGAGACTCGGGTTGCTCTCCGGCGGGCGCAAACACACACCTCGGGAAGTCTTCGTCCTTGGTCTGGGATGACCCAGGGTCCCCCCCCGCTGGTCGCGACTCGGTTAGTCGTGGTCCTCGTCTGAGGGCCACCGCTCCAGCAGATCTGGTCTGCGAGCCCGGGTGCGTGCTTCGGCTTGTTCCCGACGCCACTGGGCAACGCGTCCGTGATCGCCGCTAAGCAGGATCGGGGGCACTTCGTGGCCCCGAAACTCCCGGGGACGCGTGTACTGAGGATATTCCAGCATCGGCGCCGAGAAGCTCTCCTCGGTGA
This window of the Lujinxingia litoralis genome carries:
- a CDS encoding metal/formaldehyde-sensitive transcriptional repressor yields the protein MPYTEREKKRVLARVRRVKGQIAALENALEEGTECRAVLQQIAAIRGAVTGVMRQVMESHVRETFGSGADLPPEQRDEDVEELNELIRSYLK